From the Halalkalicoccus sp. CGA53 genome, one window contains:
- the idsA3 gene encoding geranylfarnesyl diphosphate synthase codes for MTANHRRAQVVTDAVAERRDLVNAAVDEDLPVAHPERLYEASRYLLEAGGKRLRPAVVLLVGEALCDVEPLSADYRRFPALSGEEVDLLSAAVSIEVIQSFTLIHDDIMDDDDLRRGVPAVHREYDLETAILAGDTLYSKAFEIMLETGAPPERAIRAIEALATTCTKICEGQALDVSFEGREDVGTEEYMEMIELKTAVLYGAAASVPGILLGADDETVEALCGYGLDVGRAFQIQDDVLDLTVASDRLGKRRGSDLVEGKRTLITLHARDRGVDLEGLIDAGSVEAVTEEDIDRAVAELEAAGSIDFARDRAASLVERGKGRLDVLPENEARALLCDLADYLVERGY; via the coding sequence ATGACCGCTAACCACCGACGCGCACAGGTCGTGACCGACGCGGTGGCCGAGCGACGCGACCTCGTGAACGCCGCCGTCGACGAGGACCTCCCGGTGGCACACCCGGAACGGCTCTACGAGGCTTCGCGCTACCTCCTCGAAGCCGGCGGGAAGCGACTCCGACCGGCGGTCGTCCTGCTGGTCGGGGAGGCGCTCTGTGACGTCGAACCGCTCTCGGCAGACTACCGACGGTTCCCGGCGCTCTCGGGCGAGGAGGTCGACCTACTGAGCGCGGCCGTCTCGATCGAGGTGATCCAGTCGTTTACGCTCATCCACGACGACATCATGGACGACGACGACCTCCGACGCGGAGTCCCGGCGGTCCACCGGGAGTACGACCTCGAGACGGCGATCCTCGCGGGCGATACGCTCTACTCGAAGGCGTTCGAGATCATGCTCGAAACCGGCGCGCCGCCGGAGCGAGCGATCCGGGCGATCGAGGCGCTCGCGACGACCTGTACGAAGATCTGCGAGGGTCAGGCGCTCGACGTCTCGTTCGAGGGGCGCGAGGACGTCGGCACCGAGGAGTACATGGAGATGATCGAACTGAAGACCGCCGTACTGTACGGCGCCGCGGCGAGCGTTCCGGGCATCCTACTGGGCGCCGACGACGAGACGGTCGAGGCGCTCTGTGGCTACGGCCTCGACGTCGGCCGTGCGTTCCAGATCCAGGACGACGTCCTCGACCTCACCGTCGCGAGCGACCGACTCGGCAAACGGCGCGGGAGCGACCTCGTCGAGGGCAAGCGGACGCTCATCACGCTCCACGCGCGAGACCGGGGCGTCGACCTGGAGGGGCTGATCGACGCCGGGAGCGTCGAGGCGGTCACGGAGGAGGACATCGACCGGGCGGTCGCCGAACTGGAGGCGGCCGGTAGTATCGACTTCGCCCGCGATCGGGCGGCGTCGCTCGTCGAACGGGGGAAGGGGAGACTGGACGTGCTGCCCGAGAACGAGGCGCGGGCGCTGCTCTGTGATCTGGCGGACTACCTCGTCGAGCGCGGGTACTGA
- a CDS encoding ribonuclease J, whose translation MEIEIATIGGYEEVGRQMTAVRAGEDVVIFDMGLNLSKVLIHDNVQTEKMHSLDLIDMGAIPDDRVMSDIEGDVQAIVPTHGHLDHIGAISKLAHRYNAPVVATPFTIELVKQEIQDENKFQVENDLIKMDPGETMSISDSVELEFVNVTHSIIDAINPVLHTPEGAIVYGLDKRMDKTPVIGDPIDMKRFREIGREGQGVLAYIEDCTNANGKGKTPSEAVARRHLQDVIHSMEDYDGGIVATTFSSHIARVRALVEFAEDIGRQPVLLGRSMEKYSGTAERLDFVEFPDELGMFGHRKSVDRTFKRIMNEGKENFLPIVTGHQGEPRAMLTRMGRGETPYQLDDGDKVIFAARVIPEPTNEGQRYQAETLLKMQGARIYDDVHVSGHLRQEGHYEMLQSLQPKNVIPAHQNMAGYSGYVNLCRNQGYELGRDLHVTYNGNVIPIVE comes from the coding sequence ATGGAAATCGAAATCGCAACGATAGGCGGCTACGAGGAGGTCGGACGGCAGATGACTGCCGTCCGCGCCGGCGAAGACGTCGTCATCTTCGACATGGGACTGAACCTGTCGAAGGTCCTCATCCACGACAACGTACAGACAGAGAAGATGCACAGCCTTGACCTGATCGACATGGGCGCGATCCCGGACGACCGCGTCATGTCCGACATCGAGGGCGACGTGCAGGCGATCGTCCCCACACACGGACACTTGGACCACATCGGCGCGATCAGCAAGCTCGCACACCGCTACAACGCGCCGGTCGTCGCGACCCCGTTCACGATCGAGCTCGTGAAACAGGAGATCCAGGACGAGAACAAGTTCCAGGTCGAGAACGACCTGATCAAGATGGACCCGGGCGAGACGATGTCGATCTCGGACTCGGTCGAACTCGAGTTCGTCAACGTCACCCACTCGATCATCGACGCGATCAACCCCGTCCTCCACACGCCGGAGGGCGCGATCGTCTATGGGCTGGACAAGCGGATGGACAAGACGCCCGTGATCGGCGACCCGATCGACATGAAACGATTCCGGGAGATCGGCCGCGAGGGCCAGGGCGTGCTCGCGTACATCGAGGACTGCACGAACGCGAACGGGAAGGGCAAGACCCCGAGCGAGGCGGTCGCACGTCGCCACCTTCAGGACGTCATCCACAGCATGGAGGACTACGACGGCGGCATCGTCGCGACGACGTTCTCCAGTCACATCGCCCGCGTACGTGCTCTCGTCGAGTTCGCCGAGGACATCGGCCGCCAGCCGGTGTTGCTCGGCCGGTCGATGGAGAAGTACTCCGGGACCGCCGAACGCCTCGACTTCGTCGAGTTCCCCGACGAACTCGGGATGTTCGGCCACCGGAAGTCGGTCGACCGCACCTTCAAACGGATCATGAACGAAGGGAAGGAGAACTTCCTGCCGATCGTCACGGGCCACCAGGGCGAGCCACGGGCGATGCTCACCCGGATGGGCCGCGGCGAGACGCCGTACCAGCTCGACGACGGCGACAAGGTGATCTTCGCGGCACGGGTGATCCCCGAGCCGACGAACGAGGGTCAGCGCTACCAGGCCGAGACGCTGCTGAAGATGCAGGGCGCACGGATCTACGACGACGTCCACGTCTCCGGACACCTCCGCCAGGAAGGTCACTACGAGATGCTGCAGTCGCTCCAGCCGAAGAACGTCATCCCGGCCCACCAGAACATGGCGGGCTACTCGGGCTACGTGAACCTCTGTCGGAACCAGGGCTACGAGCTCGGCCGCGACCTCCACGTGACGTACAACGGCAACGTCATTCCGATCGTCGAGTGA
- a CDS encoding M14 family metallopeptidase: MIDISINDEALEALIVERVDDVLGEIDFGGGPPGQGGESAYTTVGDGGDYDSLENAYDACAESAGGEIMVLPTYSARNDSFPIEIDDRAIGIRGQGYASTIDARGTSGPVFDHCYGAVRPLGAGINNLRIRGGDPGVLVSRARYSEMERVMIRDTDGVGLLLESDGSGAINTHDYRGLKIESTGSHGIHLASTHNNAAHSTRFSKMDVNFAGGHGMLLDGGFSVDFYQGTLQHSELHGLCGTASNSGMIDVKGCYIEANNESCDVDAEVRLDRSFGSSITDCYFYDLGNGTDHAIVLGGQYQSVERCTFRPYSGDRVVDRGSDNTVRASTCRRIDGGSIGNFSESSSGSGSSGGDSGSGSGSSGSGGGSSGSSPSRDRESYRINEDLGSDAEGEVYVFDSGESGPKTMVVANIHGNERSAARAAERMVDEEWTPRNGTLVVLNPAWTCNDRRETRDGCGADLNRAFGGDPSRRELDNEGWTDVSRGIFACVEDESPDVLLDLHASWHLDGPARNIFPNGRGNSRRLARSACEAVNSYHGFSGREAWSEGNVVSPSGAGNRGMLVTRCHDINVPALLSETYVHGGGWTAQSQRHLTVVAQVMGDVGHSLPPTIGRWR; encoded by the coding sequence GAGTGCGGGCGGCGAGATCATGGTCCTGCCGACCTACTCCGCACGAAATGACTCGTTTCCCATCGAGATCGACGACAGAGCGATCGGCATCCGAGGGCAAGGATACGCGAGCACGATCGACGCCCGCGGGACGAGCGGCCCCGTGTTCGATCACTGCTACGGAGCCGTCCGGCCGCTCGGGGCGGGGATCAACAACCTCCGGATCCGGGGCGGTGACCCGGGCGTCCTCGTCTCGCGGGCGCGCTACAGCGAGATGGAGCGCGTGATGATCCGGGATACGGACGGCGTCGGCCTGCTGCTCGAGTCCGACGGGAGTGGCGCGATCAACACGCACGACTACCGCGGTCTCAAGATCGAGTCGACCGGCTCACACGGTATCCACCTCGCGAGCACGCACAACAACGCCGCTCACTCGACGCGGTTCTCGAAGATGGACGTCAACTTCGCTGGCGGTCACGGGATGCTGCTCGACGGCGGGTTCTCGGTCGACTTTTATCAGGGGACGCTCCAGCACAGCGAGTTGCACGGACTCTGTGGGACGGCCTCGAACTCCGGCATGATCGACGTGAAGGGCTGTTACATCGAGGCCAACAACGAGTCCTGCGACGTGGACGCCGAGGTCAGGCTCGATCGGTCGTTCGGTTCGTCAATAACCGACTGCTACTTCTACGACCTCGGTAACGGCACGGACCACGCGATCGTTCTCGGCGGGCAATACCAGTCCGTCGAGCGATGCACATTCCGTCCCTACAGCGGGGATCGGGTCGTGGATCGAGGGAGTGACAACACGGTCCGGGCATCGACCTGTCGGCGGATCGACGGGGGGTCGATCGGGAATTTTAGCGAGTCCTCCTCGGGCTCTGGATCGTCCGGCGGTGACTCTGGTTCTGGTTCTGGTTCCTCGGGCTCCGGCGGCGGATCGAGCGGCTCGAGCCCGTCGAGAGATAGGGAGAGCTACCGGATCAACGAGGACCTCGGGAGCGACGCCGAAGGCGAGGTCTACGTCTTCGACTCCGGCGAGTCCGGGCCGAAGACGATGGTCGTCGCGAACATCCACGGCAACGAGCGCTCCGCCGCGAGGGCCGCCGAGCGGATGGTCGACGAGGAGTGGACTCCGCGGAACGGCACGCTCGTTGTCCTCAACCCGGCGTGGACGTGCAACGACCGTCGAGAGACGCGCGACGGGTGTGGGGCCGATCTCAACCGGGCGTTCGGAGGCGATCCGAGCCGTCGCGAACTCGACAACGAGGGATGGACCGACGTCTCTCGGGGCATCTTCGCGTGCGTTGAGGACGAGTCGCCGGACGTCCTGCTCGACCTCCACGCCTCGTGGCATCTCGACGGACCGGCGCGCAACATCTTCCCGAACGGACGCGGGAACTCCCGCCGGCTCGCCCGTTCGGCGTGCGAGGCCGTGAACAGCTATCACGGCTTTAGCGGTCGGGAAGCGTGGTCGGAGGGCAACGTCGTCTCCCCGAGTGGAGCGGGTAACCGAGGGATGCTCGTGACGCGCTGTCACGACATCAATGTCCCGGCACTCCTCTCGGAGACCTACGTCCACGGCGGCGGCTGGACCGCACAGAGCCAGCGCCATCTCACCGTCGTCGCGCAGGTGATGGGCGACGTCGGTCACTCGCTTCCCCCGACGATCGGGCGCTGGCGGTAG
- a CDS encoding WD40/YVTN/BNR-like repeat-containing protein — protein sequence MAGRSFLSTTSDGVARLVEGDDWIVDEHLGGTDVSSLATGPVGSGLVLAGTEGSGVFLSLDRGGAWEFRGLDGEHVMALAVTPSDPKRLYAGVRPPAVYRSDDGGNSWVECASFQEVRGRRIWRSPASPPFTAYVNGLAVSPGDPDLVVAGIEFGAVVRSTDGGETWSNHRRKAIRDCHDLVWHATDERCVYEGGAGVPRRPGARSTDGGETWRKPGGGLDRGYGVAVAADPGDPNVWYVSASTSPFAAESDEDPKAAVFRHEGGDAWEKLDAFPADRMPWALCTDPGLPDNLWAGRADGSIVHSVDRGESWQALEGALPEVEPAMVMLPPERV from the coding sequence ATGGCGGGACGTAGCTTCCTGTCGACGACGTCGGACGGTGTCGCGCGACTGGTTGAGGGGGACGACTGGATCGTCGACGAACACCTCGGGGGAACCGACGTCTCCTCGCTGGCGACGGGGCCGGTCGGATCCGGTCTCGTCCTCGCGGGGACCGAGGGCAGCGGTGTCTTCCTGTCCCTGGACCGCGGTGGTGCCTGGGAGTTCCGTGGGCTTGACGGCGAGCACGTGATGGCCCTCGCGGTTACACCGAGCGATCCGAAGCGACTCTACGCGGGCGTCCGCCCGCCGGCCGTCTATCGATCCGACGACGGTGGTAACTCCTGGGTGGAATGTGCGTCGTTTCAGGAGGTCCGCGGGCGGCGCATCTGGCGCTCGCCGGCCTCGCCGCCGTTCACCGCCTACGTCAACGGGCTGGCGGTCTCGCCCGGCGATCCGGATCTCGTCGTCGCGGGCATCGAGTTCGGGGCCGTCGTCCGGAGCACCGACGGCGGCGAGACGTGGTCGAACCACCGGCGGAAGGCGATCCGGGACTGTCACGACCTGGTCTGGCACGCGACCGACGAGAGATGTGTCTACGAAGGCGGTGCCGGGGTTCCCCGTCGACCGGGTGCCCGGAGTACCGACGGCGGCGAGACCTGGCGGAAGCCCGGCGGCGGGCTCGACCGCGGCTACGGCGTGGCGGTCGCGGCCGACCCCGGCGACCCGAACGTCTGGTACGTCTCGGCGTCGACCTCCCCGTTCGCCGCCGAGAGCGACGAAGACCCGAAGGCCGCCGTGTTCCGTCACGAGGGCGGCGACGCCTGGGAGAAACTCGACGCGTTTCCCGCCGACCGGATGCCCTGGGCGCTCTGTACGGACCCCGGACTCCCGGATAACCTCTGGGCCGGACGGGCCGATGGCTCGATCGTCCACTCGGTGGACCGGGGGGAGAGCTGGCAAGCGCTCGAAGGGGCTCTCCCGGAGGTCGAGCCGGCGATGGTGATGCTCCCCCCGGAGCGAGTGTGA